In Candidatus Angelobacter sp., a single window of DNA contains:
- a CDS encoding helix-turn-helix transcriptional regulator: MNSSNEPDRKLTRRETEILELLAAGLPAKELADKLGIAVSTANRHLHHIYHKLHAKNRVDAARFYDQWIRPRREN, translated from the coding sequence ATGAATTCATCGAATGAGCCGGACCGGAAATTAACCAGGCGGGAGACGGAGATTCTGGAGCTTCTGGCCGCGGGCCTTCCCGCCAAGGAACTGGCGGATAAACTCGGAATCGCGGTGAGTACGGCCAACCGGCATTTGCATCATATCTATCACAAGCTCCACGCCAAAAACCGGGTTGATGCCGCCCGCTTTTACGACCAGTGGATTCGCCCCCGGCGTGAAAACTGA